The genomic interval GTATCTCCGCAGGTATCACGATCTGACCTTTGGACAATGTCTTCAGGGTATACATATGTTTAACCTCCTGGCCATTATGTTAAACGATTATCATTATTGTATAACCAATTACCATTCTTGTCAACCACCTTTCTCCATTCCTTTTTGTCATCGCGAGCATCTTACCCCCATACTAATGGGTGTTATCAAGAAAAAAACTTGTTTTTGGTACATGAGACCGGGCAAGTTTCTTAGGAGGAGCCACACTTTTTATCGTCATCGCGAGGAGCGAAGCGACGTGGCGATCTCAGGGGTATAATCTATTAATGAGATTGCCGCGCTTCGCTCGCAATGACAAAACGCCGCTCCCTCCTTATGCGGGATCGCAATGACCTATCACCCGATACCTATCACCTTTAACCTATCACCTATCACCTATTACCTTTCACTTTTTACGCTCCCGTTCTCACTCCCCGCTCTCAGCTCTTTGCTCTCTGCTGCCTTATCCCTCCTCCACAACCATATGCACAGTAATATTCCCATGATCGTCAGTACGAGCCCGATATAGAAGGACATGGGCACATATTTAAATACTACGGTATGTTTTCCTTTCGGCACTTCTATGGCCCGGAAGGCGAGATCCGCCCTGTAGATCTTCGTCTCTTTCCCATCCACATACGCCCGCCAGCCCGGGTAGTAAGTGTCGCTGACATAGAGAAAGGCGTCGCTGGCCGCTTCGTATTCCAGATCAAATCTATTTGCCTTATAGGAGAGAAGTTTTACCTTTCCATGCAGGTCTTTGATTTCATTTGTGTCTTTCCTGTCCCCGACAAGGATCAATTCTTTCCCTGGATCAAACGTATTGGATTGCAACCTCTCAATAACCGTCTTATCATCTTTGACAAAACTGACCTTTGAAAAGAGCAGGAACCTTCCGGGATACCCGGTATATTCATAGAGATATGCGGTCTTGTCTCCAATATCAATGCTTTTTACCAACTTCAGATCATCATCGTTCACCTTATAAGAGGTAATCGCGTAGCGCACGCCGCTCATGTCAAAAAACCTCTTGGCATCCGAGATCGAAGGAGTACTATTCAGTATCTGTAAAAAAATATCATGATAGAATATCCGCATGACTTCAGATCCTTCAATTGTATATAAGCCAAAAAGCGGAGCATAAGCAGAACTCATAACTGCCCTATCTAACGGAAAGGATTCAAAATCTTTAGCTGTTTTTTTAGTAACAAAATATCGCTCCGTTTCAACATTTTTCGAAAGAACATCTTCAAATCCTCGTTTAGCAATATATTGATTCCATTGCATAAATCGATAAAAACCATAACTGGCAAGGAACAAATCTATTATAATTAAAAAAACCAAAGTATAAAGAACAATCTTTTTGTTTTTTATCCTTAAATAAACCAAAAGCATCACGCAAAACAAAAAAGCAAATAACAAGAATCGCTTTGCATTGTGCAGGTTGAACCATATATCATTATACGCCGACGGTTTAAAACCATTCTTATCGAGAAAAATATAAACATCAGCATCGAAAAGATAGAGATAACCCCAGAAAACAGCAAAGATAAAACCTGAATAGAAAACGATCTGAACAATCTTTTTTGTTAAAACACTCTTGTTTTTCACGCCTTCGATCAATCTGTCAAGGCCTATCCCCGAGGTTATTGAAATTATAAAGAAGAATAAAAAGAGAAATTTTA from Syntrophorhabdaceae bacterium carries:
- a CDS encoding YfhO family protein, with the translated sequence MMTVLVLFVLLFFLDSFSAAIANPLISSTREVKGVWLSVIARISSCYCVIARSVGDVAIYGYDLLMRLPRFARNDNPPLPLKRDRNDRTLHFTCDENKRENTDDQDNTGHDNPVLETYPSGEPSTEITLRQIILRFRAILIVIILFLLITAVQLLPFLELKSQSIRSSGLTYFEATTWSFAWKDFIQFFLPDAFGYFKTTERYWSNQSWLKTVYLGIIPFVLSIFFFVSKDRKRWIFLLLMVISFIFALGGNTPIYHLLHKIPPFNSIRYPVKFLFLFFFIISITSGIGLDRLIEGVKNKSVLTKKIVQIVFYSGFIFAVFWGYLYLFDADVYIFLDKNGFKPSAYNDIWFNLHNAKRFLLFAFLFCVMLLVYLRIKNKKIVLYTLVFLIIIDLFLASYGFYRFMQWNQYIAKRGFEDVLSKNVETERYFVTKKTAKDFESFPLDRAVMSSAYAPLFGLYTIEGSEVMRIFYHDIFLQILNSTPSISDAKRFFDMSGVRYAITSYKVNDDDLKLVKSIDIGDKTAYLYEYTGYPGRFLLFSKVSFVKDDKTVIERLQSNTFDPGKELILVGDRKDTNEIKDLHGKVKLLSYKANRFDLEYEAASDAFLYVSDTYYPGWRAYVDGKETKIYRADLAFRAIEVPKGKHTVVFKYVPMSFYIGLVLTIMGILLCIWLWRRDKAAESKELRAGSENGSVKSER